One Bradyrhizobium manausense DNA segment encodes these proteins:
- a CDS encoding cytochrome P450, protein MNIASVRRPIIPPTPPRAPDNLSFFGRIAAIRQNMIATWGQRAYEEEILKGRFFLHKSFILNQPDAIRHVLLSNYENYTRTPAGIRMLRPVLGKGLLLAEGHDWTFQRRTLAPAFTPRATANLVPHMTAVLDETIAKLDARANEPIDLREIMQRMTLEIAGRTMFSFGMDRHGATLRNFVMEYGERLARPHFLDMVLPVSWSTPLDRARARFRTRWVEFVAMLIAERRAAGKKDGAPPRDLFDLMDEARDPETGKGFSDEQLVDEVATMILAGHETTATALFWALYLLALDPDTQEEVASETRGEHLDSMADIDRQKFTRAVIDETMRLYPPAFLIARAARDKDNAGGAEISKGDVIMIAPWLLHRHEKLWDQPNAFIPKRFMSKEPPDRFAYLPFGAGPRVCIGAPFAQAESVLALARLIGAFRVELAETTPVIPYGVVTTQPDHSPMFRITRR, encoded by the coding sequence ATGAACATCGCCAGCGTGCGTCGGCCCATCATCCCCCCGACCCCGCCGCGTGCGCCGGACAATTTGTCGTTCTTCGGCCGGATCGCGGCGATCAGGCAGAACATGATCGCGACCTGGGGTCAGCGCGCCTATGAAGAAGAGATCCTCAAGGGACGCTTCTTCCTGCACAAGAGCTTCATCCTGAACCAGCCGGATGCGATCAGGCACGTGCTGCTCAGCAACTACGAGAATTACACGCGGACGCCGGCGGGCATCCGCATGCTGCGCCCAGTGCTCGGCAAAGGCCTCCTGCTCGCCGAAGGCCATGACTGGACATTTCAACGCCGTACGCTCGCGCCGGCCTTTACGCCGCGCGCGACCGCCAATCTCGTGCCGCACATGACGGCGGTGCTCGACGAGACCATCGCGAAGCTGGATGCGCGCGCCAACGAGCCGATCGATCTGCGCGAGATCATGCAGCGCATGACGCTGGAGATCGCCGGGCGCACCATGTTCTCGTTCGGCATGGACCGGCACGGTGCAACCCTGCGCAACTTCGTCATGGAGTATGGCGAGCGGCTTGCGCGGCCCCACTTCCTCGACATGGTGCTGCCGGTGTCGTGGTCGACGCCCCTCGATCGGGCCCGCGCCCGCTTCCGCACGCGCTGGGTCGAATTCGTCGCGATGCTGATCGCCGAACGCCGTGCGGCTGGCAAGAAGGACGGTGCGCCGCCGCGCGATCTGTTCGATCTCATGGACGAGGCGCGCGACCCCGAGACTGGCAAGGGCTTCTCGGACGAGCAACTCGTCGACGAGGTCGCAACCATGATCCTGGCGGGTCACGAGACCACTGCGACTGCGCTGTTCTGGGCGCTGTATCTGCTTGCGCTCGACCCCGACACGCAGGAGGAGGTGGCGTCCGAGACTCGCGGCGAGCATCTCGACAGCATGGCCGATATCGACCGGCAGAAATTCACCCGTGCGGTGATCGACGAGACCATGCGGCTTTATCCGCCGGCCTTCCTGATTGCCCGGGCCGCGCGCGACAAGGACAATGCAGGCGGCGCCGAGATCAGCAAGGGCGATGTCATCATGATCGCGCCCTGGCTGCTGCACCGGCACGAGAAGCTGTGGGACCAGCCGAACGCATTCATTCCAAAACGCTTCATGTCGAAGGAGCCGCCCGATCGCTTCGCCTATCTGCCGTTCGGCGCAGGCCCGCGCGTGTGCATCGGCGCGCCATTCGCGCAGGCCGAATCCGTTCTGGCGCTGGCGCGGCTGATCGGCGCGTTCCGCGTCGAGCTGGCGGAGACAACACCTGTCATCCCGTATGGCGTCGTCACGACCCAGCCGGACCACTCACCCATGTTCCGTATCACGCGCCGGTGA
- a CDS encoding hydrolase, producing MKLSRRTILQGAGGLAFAVANFRMDALAQTPAAAQSTEVPPILFVHGNGDYDALWITTLWRMESNGIARDRMMAINFTSPTARADDGVEQANRSSTEDQRRELAAAIAELKRRTGAARVALVGNSRGGNSIRNVIKNGGAGDVSHAVLCGTPNHGVFALDDLLGSEFNGRGAFLRGLNEGDSEVTAGVAFLTLRSDGMDKYAQPDGRFMGKPGVPTNVTFEGPELKGATNLVLGTIDHRETAYHPRAFREIYKFIAGREPARIAVTPERTVRLSGLVTGAADGAPTNRPVAGAGVEIHHVDRESGERRGDVVHRSTTGADGRWGPATVDPSMPLEIILTSPDAPITHFYRSPFPRSSDVVHLRAARPFAPAEKDAGAVVIMSRPRGYFGLPRDIVLFDGQQPADVHPGVPTDATATLRLPPSEVGRNIVAQFNEERIVARAWPASENRIAVAELTY from the coding sequence ATGAAGTTGTCACGACGGACGATCCTGCAAGGTGCGGGTGGCCTGGCTTTCGCGGTTGCGAACTTCCGGATGGATGCGCTGGCGCAAACGCCCGCGGCGGCCCAAAGCACCGAGGTGCCGCCGATCCTGTTCGTCCACGGCAATGGCGATTACGACGCGCTCTGGATCACGACGTTGTGGCGGATGGAATCCAACGGCATCGCCCGCGACCGCATGATGGCGATCAATTTCACCAGTCCCACGGCGCGCGCCGACGACGGGGTCGAGCAGGCCAACCGCTCCTCGACCGAGGATCAGCGCCGCGAGCTTGCCGCGGCCATCGCGGAGCTGAAGCGCCGCACCGGTGCGGCACGTGTGGCGCTGGTCGGTAACTCGCGCGGCGGCAATTCCATCCGCAACGTCATCAAGAATGGCGGCGCCGGCGACGTCAGCCACGCCGTTCTGTGCGGTACGCCCAACCATGGTGTGTTTGCGCTCGATGATCTGCTCGGCAGCGAGTTCAACGGACGCGGCGCCTTCCTGCGTGGCTTGAACGAGGGCGACAGCGAGGTGACAGCAGGCGTCGCGTTCCTCACGTTGCGCAGCGACGGCATGGACAAATATGCGCAACCCGACGGCCGCTTCATGGGCAAGCCCGGCGTGCCGACCAACGTCACCTTCGAGGGACCGGAGCTGAAGGGCGCGACCAATCTCGTGCTCGGCACGATCGACCATCGCGAAACGGCCTATCACCCGCGAGCGTTCCGCGAGATCTACAAATTCATCGCCGGCCGCGAGCCCGCGCGTATTGCGGTCACGCCGGAACGGACCGTCCGCCTCAGCGGATTGGTCACGGGCGCTGCCGACGGCGCGCCGACCAACCGCCCTGTGGCCGGGGCGGGGGTCGAGATCCATCATGTCGATCGCGAGAGCGGGGAGCGCCGAGGCGATGTGGTGCACCGCTCGACGACGGGCGCTGACGGCCGCTGGGGACCGGCCACGGTCGATCCGTCCATGCCGCTCGAAATCATCCTGACCTCGCCCGACGCTCCGATCACACATTTCTACCGCTCGCCCTTCCCGCGCTCCTCCGACGTCGTGCATTTGCGCGCCGCGCGCCCATTCGCTCCCGCGGAGAAGGATGCCGGCGCTGTCGTGATCATGTCGCGTCCGCGCGGTTATTTCGGGCTGCCGCGCGACATCGTCCTGTTCGACGGCCAGCAGCCCGCCGACGTCCATCCGGGCGTGCCCACGGATGCGACGGCAACCTTGCGGCTTCCGCCCAGCGAGGTCGGGCGTAACATCGTGGCCCAATTCAACGAAGAACGAATTGTGGCACGCGCCTGGCCCGCGTCCGAGAACAGGATTGCGGTTGCCGAACTGACTTACTAG